One stretch of Acidobacteriota bacterium DNA includes these proteins:
- a CDS encoding aminotransferase class IV, translating to MDKFVLHNQQIVEAQKAKVDATLAGLLYGWGVFTTMKVIDGRIFAFDRHLERLIKHADKARVSFAAHKKSLLENIASLISANQISNGRLRLTVLKSDAGIWRTEPKNEAEVLVFTASEPNQRSRELNLTNSPYRLLSTNPMVNIKRTAMLEQLLALEEARHRNFDDAVLLNERGEMISTTSGNIFWAQDTELYTPSLATGCIAGITRALVIEVAKRINIHVSEGSYPITRLLDASEVFITSTTRGITQVKSFDIKIFDNRFAVVAKNINRQYEKLFSDAKLIS from the coding sequence ATGGATAAATTCGTTTTACACAACCAGCAGATTGTTGAAGCGCAGAAAGCCAAAGTTGATGCCACTCTGGCAGGGTTGCTTTACGGCTGGGGAGTGTTTACCACCATGAAAGTTATTGATGGTCGGATTTTCGCCTTTGACAGACATCTTGAGCGATTAATCAAACACGCTGACAAAGCCCGTGTATCTTTTGCTGCGCATAAAAAATCTTTACTGGAAAATATCGCCAGCCTGATTTCGGCAAATCAAATCAGCAATGGGCGATTGCGGCTTACGGTTTTAAAAAGTGATGCCGGCATCTGGAGAACCGAGCCTAAGAACGAAGCCGAAGTTCTGGTATTTACCGCCAGCGAACCCAATCAACGGTCAAGAGAATTGAATTTAACCAACTCACCTTACCGATTGCTTTCGACGAATCCGATGGTCAATATCAAACGCACGGCGATGCTCGAACAATTGCTGGCTTTGGAAGAGGCTCGTCATCGAAATTTTGACGATGCAGTTTTATTGAATGAACGGGGAGAGATGATATCAACTACATCGGGGAATATTTTCTGGGCACAGGATACTGAACTTTATACTCCGTCTCTGGCGACCGGGTGCATCGCCGGAATAACCAGAGCCTTGGTTATCGAGGTTGCCAAACGAATAAACATTCATGTCAGTGAAGGCAGCTACCCGATAACCCGTTTGCTCGACGCCAGTGAAGTTTTTATCACCTCAACCACCAGAGGAATCACTCAGGTCAAATCTTTTGATATAAAAATTTTCGATAACCGATTCGCTGTAGTCGCTAAAAATATCAATCGTCAATATGAAAAATTATTCAGCGATGCTAAGCTGATTTCATAA
- a CDS encoding CoA-binding protein: MAINDPEAIRRILETTRTIAVIGLSSDPRRPSYDVSRFMQSKGYRIIPVNPFETQVLNEKAYATLVDVPYEIDLVNIFRRSQEAGQFVDQAITLGIKAVWMQDGVIDTAAAKRAVDEGLDVVMDDCILRQYIRRMR, translated from the coding sequence GTGGCAATCAACGACCCGGAAGCAATCAGACGAATTTTAGAAACCACCAGAACCATTGCGGTCATCGGGCTTTCATCCGACCCCAGACGACCGAGTTATGATGTGTCGCGGTTTATGCAATCCAAAGGCTATCGCATTATTCCGGTCAACCCATTTGAAACCCAGGTCTTGAATGAAAAAGCCTATGCCACCCTAGTTGATGTTCCCTATGAAATTGATTTGGTGAATATATTTCGTCGCAGCCAGGAAGCCGGGCAATTCGTTGACCAGGCGATTACCCTTGGCATTAAAGCCGTGTGGATGCAGGATGGCGTGATTGACACCGCAGCCGCAAAACGGGCAGTGGATGAAGGGCTTGATGTCGTAATGGACGACTGTATCCTCAGACAATACATTCGACGAATGCGGTAG
- a CDS encoding heavy metal-binding domain-containing protein, translated as MKRLSIIIFALFTLFLLVSKSALVRANFNQKSEQKSEEKSQGKVDEDAEFMCTMHPEVRTKTKGKCPKCAMPLVSIYPDVVDDFILQMEANPLQPKPGEKLKLRFTVINPKSGKQVQEFALLHEKLFHVFVVSQDLSQFQHIHPAFNKDGSFTIETQLPKPGRYKIYSDFYPLEGSPQVLQKNIATAGYQADLFGAKTEIKVDHSLSKIFSGEKILAENAENIGVDFAKLQHRELNPLQVEIKIEEGKIIAGRQTTLKYHLTDAKTGEPIHDLSPYLGAWGHTLILSDDQTDYVHSHPVELPPDPFDTEITNEKLFFGGPNVTFEALFPREGNYRIWTQFLRGDEIFVVIFNVRAERLR; from the coding sequence ATGAAACGCTTGTCTATTATCATCTTTGCTCTCTTCACTCTGTTTTTATTAGTCTCAAAATCAGCTTTGGTTCGTGCCAACTTCAATCAAAAAAGCGAGCAGAAATCTGAAGAAAAATCGCAAGGTAAAGTCGACGAAGACGCTGAATTTATGTGTACGATGCACCCGGAGGTTCGTACCAAAACCAAAGGTAAATGCCCGAAATGTGCCATGCCGTTGGTATCAATCTACCCGGACGTGGTAGACGATTTTATTTTGCAGATGGAGGCGAATCCGCTCCAACCCAAACCCGGTGAGAAATTGAAATTGCGCTTCACCGTAATCAATCCGAAAAGCGGAAAACAGGTTCAAGAGTTTGCCTTGCTTCATGAAAAACTCTTTCATGTATTCGTTGTCAGTCAAGACCTCTCACAATTTCAACATATTCACCCGGCTTTTAATAAAGATGGCAGCTTTACCATTGAAACGCAGTTGCCAAAACCCGGACGCTATAAAATCTACAGTGACTTTTATCCGCTTGAAGGAAGCCCACAGGTGCTGCAAAAAAATATCGCGACAGCCGGTTACCAGGCGGATTTGTTCGGAGCCAAAACAGAAATAAAGGTTGACCACAGCTTATCAAAAATTTTTAGCGGTGAGAAAATTCTGGCTGAAAATGCCGAAAATATCGGTGTAGACTTCGCAAAATTGCAACACCGTGAATTAAATCCGTTGCAGGTTGAAATCAAAATCGAAGAAGGGAAAATCATTGCCGGACGCCAGACCACATTAAAATACCACCTGACCGATGCCAAAACCGGAGAACCGATTCACGACCTCTCACCTTATCTCGGTGCCTGGGGGCATACGTTGATTTTAAGTGATGACCAAACCGATTACGTTCATTCCCACCCGGTCGAACTTCCGCCCGACCCATTCGATACGGAAATCACCAACGAAAAATTATTTTTCGGGGGTCCCAATGTTACCTTTGAAGCGTTGTTTCCAAGGGAAGGGAATTACCGCATCTGGACTCAGTTTTTAAGAGGCGATGAAATATTTGTAGTCATTTTCAATGTCCGCGCTGAACGCTTGCGGTGA
- a CDS encoding MFS transporter, with amino-acid sequence MSNKSKAGWVLGLVFAINTMNFFDRQILGAVGEMIRKEWGLNDTVLGTLGTSFTLIYAFVGLPLGRLADKYARTRILSFGVFIWSLLTVTSGMAKNFSQMFMMRLGVGIGEATCAPAATSLLGDLFPATKRAKALSVFMLGLPIGIALSYAVSGLIAQSYGWRAAFYIAGIPGIICAVAAYFMREPQRGATEIHRVGQKKREGSPFLLVLSIPTMWWLILSGALHNFNMYAIGSFLTPFLMRYHSMNIKNAGLIAMVVNGIAGIPGLLVGGVLGDAAVRKQKNGRMVVAAVALVITIPFMYFSIARPAGEWVGFMILASIGIATMYVYYSTVYSAIQDVIEPSLRGTAMAIYFFAMYVLGASFGPVGTGFLSDYFTRQAAAAAGITEFTQQALEPFRGAGLHMAMYVVPILGVLLAIVLFLASRTIGKDMEKLEKWMAESSKQEEVAAD; translated from the coding sequence ATGAGCAATAAAAGTAAAGCGGGATGGGTTTTAGGCTTGGTGTTTGCCATCAACACCATGAATTTTTTTGACCGGCAAATTCTCGGCGCGGTCGGTGAAATGATCAGAAAAGAATGGGGATTGAATGACACAGTGCTTGGCACGCTGGGCACCTCATTCACGCTTATTTATGCATTTGTCGGATTGCCGCTTGGCAGATTGGCTGACAAATATGCGAGAACCAGAATCCTCTCTTTTGGGGTTTTCATCTGGAGTTTGTTGACCGTTACTTCCGGGATGGCAAAGAATTTTTCGCAAATGTTTATGATGCGTTTGGGAGTTGGCATCGGTGAAGCGACCTGTGCGCCTGCCGCTACCTCGTTACTGGGCGATTTATTTCCCGCCACCAAACGCGCCAAAGCGCTTTCGGTTTTTATGTTGGGGTTGCCGATTGGTATCGCCCTGAGCTATGCCGTCAGCGGCTTGATTGCGCAATCCTACGGATGGCGAGCCGCTTTTTATATTGCCGGAATTCCGGGGATTATTTGTGCGGTTGCGGCTTATTTTATGCGTGAACCGCAACGAGGGGCGACGGAAATCCATCGCGTCGGACAAAAAAAGCGAGAAGGGTCTCCGTTTTTATTGGTGCTTTCGATTCCGACCATGTGGTGGTTGATTCTGTCGGGCGCTTTGCACAACTTTAATATGTACGCCATCGGCTCTTTTTTGACACCGTTTTTGATGCGCTATCACTCAATGAATATCAAAAATGCCGGATTGATTGCAATGGTGGTCAATGGCATTGCGGGAATTCCCGGTTTATTGGTTGGCGGGGTCTTGGGCGATGCGGCGGTGCGTAAACAAAAAAACGGACGAATGGTGGTCGCTGCGGTGGCGTTAGTGATAACCATTCCATTTATGTATTTCAGTATCGCGCGACCTGCTGGCGAGTGGGTTGGGTTTATGATTTTGGCTTCTATAGGCATCGCAACCATGTATGTCTATTACTCGACGGTTTATTCGGCGATTCAAGATGTCATCGAACCATCGCTTCGCGGAACCGCAATGGCGATTTACTTTTTCGCCATGTATGTTCTCGGCGCTTCATTTGGTCCCGTGGGAACCGGATTTCTGAGCGATTATTTCACCAGGCAGGCAGCCGCAGCGGCTGGCATAACCGAGTTTACCCAACAGGCGCTTGAGCCATTCAGAGGCGCGGGGCTGCATATGGCTATGTATGTGGTGCCGATTCTGGGAGTGCTCCTGGCTATCGTTTTATTTCTTGCCTCACGGACGATTGGCAAGGATATGGAAAAATTGGAAAAGTGGATGGCTGAGTCGAGCAAACAAGAAGAGGTCGCCGCCGATTAG
- a CDS encoding enoyl-CoA hydratase, translating to MTTESKLLVSLENGIKRITFNRPERRNAADNETLALLRQAIQESAEDESKVIILTGSGDSFCAGADLQSSENFNLREIDVTKLLRENTNPTVVAMRELNKPIIARVHGAAAGVGCNYALACDLIIASDEARFGQVFVKIGLAPDGGGSFFLPRTVGYAKAFELIATGELLSAEDALNLGLINRVVPLSELDRTVNELATRLAAAPSVALAKIKQELNYAMNHTLAEALDNEAVNQADCFRSQDFKEGVQAFLEKRKANFIGR from the coding sequence ATGACAACAGAATCGAAGCTATTGGTTTCTCTTGAAAACGGCATTAAACGCATCACCTTTAATCGCCCGGAACGCCGCAATGCTGCCGATAATGAAACGCTTGCGCTTTTGCGTCAAGCAATCCAGGAATCGGCTGAAGATGAATCGAAAGTCATCATCCTGACCGGCTCCGGCGACAGCTTTTGCGCCGGAGCGGATTTACAATCATCCGAAAATTTCAATTTAAGGGAAATCGATGTCACCAAACTTTTAAGAGAAAATACCAACCCGACGGTAGTCGCCATGCGCGAATTGAATAAACCGATTATTGCCAGAGTGCATGGCGCGGCTGCCGGTGTCGGCTGCAATTATGCGCTTGCCTGCGACCTCATCATCGCCTCTGATGAAGCCAGATTCGGACAGGTGTTTGTGAAAATCGGACTTGCGCCAGACGGTGGCGGAAGTTTTTTCTTACCGCGAACCGTTGGGTACGCCAAAGCTTTCGAGTTAATTGCAACCGGTGAGTTGCTGTCAGCTGAGGACGCGCTCAACCTGGGTTTGATCAACCGTGTCGTCCCACTGTCTGAATTGGATCGTACCGTCAATGAACTGGCGACTCGTTTGGCGGCGGCTCCGTCGGTTGCACTGGCAAAAATCAAACAGGAATTGAATTATGCGATGAATCACACGCTTGCCGAGGCGTTGGATAACGAAGCAGTGAATCAAGCCGATTGTTTTCGCTCTCAGGATTTTAAAGAAGGCGTTCAGGCATTTCTTGAAAAACGCAAAGCCAATTTCATCGGAAGGTAA
- a CDS encoding pyridoxal phosphate-dependent aminotransferase, with protein MQPQPKPTQPDIRAIARLIKPSGNLVQGQNEIPIHPDLREALTQVVAEGLNHYSFFEGVAELRQAVAEKIKLFNGITVNPEAQPLELMITPGGTGGIVTVSHTYLRQASAVVFEPYYPYHKKTLATCDAKTDVIKLKGDNLVLDLDELRKVCAEGVNRSEYPIKAIIVCSPANPTGRVLTRDELTGILKIAEEFNLFIIADEVYEHFTLTSEDHISIASLPGGFERTITVNSFSKSWAISGWRIGYMYGPGHLIGKIGLLGNLYYVCTPTPLQHALSRVLMADPSFYGKLRLDFGRKRKILCDALESVGFQVYNSRSAFYLWAKIPPRFNNSVELNEFLIKEAGVAAVPGSAFMDNLEEDVYMRWCFAREDAMLEEASAKIKKVLG; from the coding sequence TTGCAACCACAACCAAAGCCGACACAGCCCGATATTCGCGCCATTGCCCGTTTAATCAAACCGAGCGGCAATCTTGTACAAGGGCAAAATGAAATCCCCATCCACCCCGATTTGCGCGAGGCGTTAACTCAAGTCGTTGCCGAAGGGCTGAATCATTATAGTTTCTTTGAGGGAGTCGCAGAGTTACGACAAGCCGTTGCCGAAAAAATAAAACTTTTTAACGGCATTACCGTAAACCCCGAAGCTCAACCGTTGGAATTGATGATAACTCCCGGTGGAACCGGCGGCATAGTCACCGTTTCCCATACCTACCTTCGACAAGCCTCGGCGGTGGTCTTTGAACCTTATTACCCTTATCACAAAAAAACTCTGGCGACCTGCGATGCCAAAACCGATGTCATCAAACTCAAGGGGGATAATCTGGTTCTCGATTTGGATGAACTTCGCAAGGTGTGCGCGGAAGGCGTCAACCGCAGCGAATATCCGATTAAAGCTATCATCGTTTGCTCGCCTGCAAATCCCACTGGACGGGTACTGACTCGCGATGAATTGACCGGAATATTAAAAATTGCCGAAGAGTTTAATCTGTTCATCATTGCTGATGAAGTTTACGAACACTTCACCTTAACGTCGGAAGACCATATTTCCATCGCCTCGCTGCCGGGCGGGTTTGAACGGACAATTACCGTCAATTCATTCTCGAAATCCTGGGCGATTTCCGGTTGGCGCATCGGCTATATGTACGGGCCCGGACATTTGATTGGCAAAATCGGGCTGTTAGGAAACCTCTACTACGTTTGCACACCCACGCCCTTACAACACGCCTTATCGAGAGTGTTGATGGCAGACCCATCGTTTTATGGCAAGTTGCGATTAGATTTTGGTCGCAAGCGGAAAATTTTATGCGACGCTTTGGAAAGCGTCGGTTTTCAAGTTTATAACTCGCGTTCAGCATTTTATCTCTGGGCAAAAATCCCTCCGCGGTTTAATAACTCGGTAGAATTAAATGAATTTTTGATAAAGGAAGCGGGAGTTGCCGCAGTTCCCGGAAGCGCCTTTATGGATAACCTGGAAGAAGATGTTTATATGCGCTGGTGTTTTGCCAGGGAAGATGCCATGTTGGAAGAAGCCTCGGCAAAAATTAAAAAAGTTCTCGGTTAA
- a CDS encoding class I SAM-dependent RNA methyltransferase: MQISPGDILEVTTERLTYGGEAIARYQGLAIFIPFAAPQERLLIQITEKKKNYARARIKKVLSPSPARIEPFCQYFGRCGGCQFQHVDYQTQLNEKVGFIRDALKRIGGINWQKEIPIRSAKEYGYRLRAQIKVDYDDNDHLVIGFHQANSHQLCDIESCPVLLPQLNDLLARTRSALKGQSEILTSEVDLATDGLKARTEPQFFDFHTDDLEIEIGETKYRFSPSVFFQGNFLLLEEFVNAVTQSESGDFALDLYSGVGLFSLPLAQKFKTVVGVESNLDAYDYAAQNALLNHRTNVNFYNQKANDWLDGFFDKGNLPTPDLVVLDPPRAGAIDCLDQLIRLNAPKITYVSCDPTTLARDLKSLLSNHYQLEQIVALDLFPQTFHIETIAFLERVA, translated from the coding sequence ATGCAAATTTCGCCGGGCGATATATTGGAAGTCACCACAGAACGCCTCACTTATGGCGGTGAGGCAATTGCCCGTTACCAGGGGTTGGCGATTTTTATTCCATTCGCGGCTCCGCAGGAACGATTGCTGATTCAAATCACCGAAAAGAAAAAAAATTATGCGCGAGCCAGAATCAAAAAGGTGCTTTCGCCTTCGCCTGCCAGAATAGAACCCTTTTGTCAGTATTTCGGTCGATGTGGAGGTTGTCAGTTTCAACACGTAGATTACCAAACCCAGTTGAATGAGAAAGTCGGGTTTATTCGCGATGCGCTTAAACGGATTGGCGGGATAAACTGGCAAAAGGAAATTCCAATTCGCTCTGCCAAAGAATATGGTTATCGTTTAAGAGCACAAATCAAGGTCGATTATGATGACAATGATCATCTGGTAATTGGATTTCATCAGGCAAATTCCCATCAACTTTGTGATATAGAGAGTTGCCCGGTTTTATTGCCTCAACTCAATGATCTGTTGGCTCGCACTCGCAGTGCGTTAAAGGGTCAATCTGAAATCCTCACGTCCGAGGTGGATTTGGCAACCGATGGATTAAAGGCGCGAACCGAACCGCAATTTTTTGATTTTCACACCGACGACCTCGAAATTGAAATCGGCGAAACCAAATACCGGTTTTCACCTTCGGTCTTTTTTCAAGGCAATTTCCTGCTCCTCGAAGAATTTGTCAACGCAGTAACCCAATCGGAATCCGGGGATTTTGCCCTGGACCTATATTCCGGGGTTGGGTTGTTTTCGTTGCCGCTTGCCCAAAAATTCAAAACCGTTGTTGGCGTTGAATCTAACCTTGATGCGTATGATTATGCAGCGCAAAACGCTTTGCTCAACCACCGGACAAACGTGAATTTTTACAATCAGAAAGCGAATGATTGGTTAGATGGGTTTTTCGATAAAGGGAATCTACCCACACCTGATTTAGTCGTATTAGACCCGCCACGCGCAGGTGCGATTGATTGCCTCGATCAACTTATTCGATTGAATGCTCCTAAAATCACTTATGTTTCCTGTGACCCGACGACTTTAGCTCGCGATTTAAAATCACTTTTATCAAACCATTATCAATTGGAACAGATTGTTGCCTTGGATTTATTTCCACAAACCTTTCATATCGAAACCATCGCTTTTTTAGAAAGGGTGGCTTAA
- a CDS encoding DUF1572 family protein produces MENDGFNEVVLQTLKERLTKILPNQIRACLDELSEDQIWWRPNESSNSIGNLILHVSGSLKHYLAHQIGGIEYSRNRSAEFAERSNLPKAELLNIFNQMITEVSQTIDSFAASRFLEESSEPHYNPTLFHAFLNATIHLAVHTGQIVFIAKMLKEGAVEEIWIKSFRN; encoded by the coding sequence ATGGAAAATGACGGATTCAATGAAGTGGTATTACAAACCTTGAAAGAAAGGTTGACGAAAATTTTGCCGAATCAAATTCGGGCATGTCTGGATGAGTTAAGTGAAGACCAAATCTGGTGGCGACCAAATGAATCAAGTAACTCGATTGGCAATCTCATCCTTCATGTTTCAGGGTCTTTAAAACACTATCTCGCCCATCAAATCGGCGGGATCGAATACTCGCGCAACCGTTCGGCTGAATTTGCAGAGCGAAGCAATCTCCCGAAAGCTGAGCTATTGAATATCTTCAATCAAATGATTACGGAGGTTTCGCAGACCATCGACTCATTTGCGGCTTCCAGATTTTTAGAAGAATCTTCCGAACCACATTACAACCCAACGCTTTTCCACGCATTTTTGAATGCGACAATCCATCTGGCGGTTCATACCGGACAAATTGTCTTTATCGCAAAAATGTTGAAGGAGGGAGCTGTGGAAGAAATCTGGATTAAGTCATTTCGGAATTAG
- a CDS encoding STAS domain-containing protein produces MMRKPTKIISRVEGDVRIVKITGRLDPGDGHDLLSDHIQKYIEEGENNFLVDLRAVTYISSTGIGSLIKCYRAVLKQKGHVKLLSPSQSVRNILAISKLDGVFEIFSDDNEALESFNAANDEESKAKTKSKK; encoded by the coding sequence ATGATGAGAAAACCGACAAAGATAATAAGCCGAGTAGAAGGTGACGTACGGATTGTGAAAATTACCGGAAGGCTGGACCCGGGTGATGGACATGATTTATTGAGTGATCACATTCAAAAATATATTGAAGAAGGTGAAAATAATTTTCTAGTCGATCTCAGAGCAGTAACTTATATCAGCAGTACAGGTATCGGCAGTTTAATCAAATGTTATCGGGCAGTATTAAAGCAAAAAGGCCATGTTAAACTACTATCCCCTTCACAATCCGTAAGAAATATTCTTGCGATTTCCAAATTAGATGGGGTGTTTGAAATATTTTCGGACGATAATGAAGCCCTTGAGAGTTTCAATGCTGCAAATGATGAAGAATCCAAAGCTAAGACCAAATCAAAAAAATAA
- a CDS encoding HU family DNA-binding protein, with product MNQGDLIEKVAMAASITKAEAERAINAFKGAITDSLRKGQKITLVGFGTFAVSQRKARRAHNPFTNKLIKVPASKTVRFSVGKKLKEAINKRRSR from the coding sequence ATGAATCAAGGGGATTTAATTGAAAAGGTAGCGATGGCGGCTTCGATAACCAAAGCTGAAGCGGAAAGAGCCATTAACGCATTCAAAGGCGCTATAACCGATAGCTTGCGAAAAGGTCAAAAAATAACCTTAGTTGGATTTGGCACCTTTGCCGTCTCGCAACGAAAAGCCCGCAGGGCACATAATCCATTTACCAATAAACTCATCAAGGTTCCGGCAAGTAAAACCGTGAGGTTTTCGGTCGGTAAAAAATTGAAGGAGGCGATAAACAAACGCCGTAGTCGTTAA